Within Deltaproteobacteria bacterium RIFCSPHIGHO2_02_FULL_44_16, the genomic segment TCATACAAGGTGCGATAGGTTTGATAATCTTCTTTTGACATACTCCCCTGTCGATAGAGATTTTCTGTAAATACTTCAGCATCTTCAAAAATCGTACGATCCAAAATGACGCTTTCAGGAGACGCCGCAATCTCACGATGCATTTTAAATTTCTGAATCAAAAAAAACATTTCAAAGTGAAATGCCCAGTGCTTCATGTCGTTGTAGAAAAGTGGAAAATAAGGATTTGCGTCGTTCTGTTCAAAAAATGGCTTAAGACCAAATTGGTTGCAAAGAAAATCGACCATACTCGATTTTCCTGATCCAATATTTCCTGCGATAGCGATGTATTTTGACATAAGTTCAATTGGCTCGACATGACCAAAAGGTGCCTGACATCTTTTTGGCATGGTGTGAATGCAAAAAAGTGTCTGGCACTTCTTTTGGTCATGCTCGATATCGCCAAAAGAAGTGTCAGGCAGTTTCTGGCTCAACAACCATCGCCAGAAATCTGCCAGACACCTTTTGGCTCATATTCTCTCTCAAATTTCATAACCATTTTTTGAAAGCATATGGAGAGCAATTTTTTCTCGAAGCTCTTCGGTATTGACGAAAAGGGTCGGTGCAATGCGATCGAGCGCTTTTGCATATTTTTCGAATTCTTTTGTCTCTCCTGCCATATTCATCAGTGCCTGTCGCGCTCGATTGGAAAGTTGATGCATCTGTTCTGCAATCCCTACCTTGCACATTGCAATGGCAATCGAAGCTTTTTCATTTCCAGAAAGACGAACGATCTTGAGCGCACGAATCACGCCTGACTCCAATGCATACGATTCCGAAATCAGATCAGCAATAAGAGCTAATACGCGTTGTTTGTTTTCAAGTTGATCCGCATACTGCTGCACAGCAACTCCAGCAACATACACAGCGAGTCGTTTCATTTGCTCCACTGCTTCCACTTCGTGCGTCAGTTCTCCATAATCTTGAGCAGGAGGAAAACCTGATTTCAGTTGTCCTAAAATTTCCTGAAGCTTTTGCATAAAAGGAAGTTCTTGCGACATGGCACGTTTCAGAACTGTATTCGCAACAATCAAGCGATTGATTTCATTTGTTCCTTCAAAAATGCGATTGATACGAGAGTCGCGATAGAAACGTTCAACATCATATTCGGCAATATACCCATAGCCGCCAAATGCTTGCACTGCTTCATCTGCAACGATTTGAAGTGCTTCGGAGCCATAAATTTTTGCGATCGAAGCTTCGACTGCATATTCTTTTAAGAAGCTCTCTCGTTTCGTATCAAAATCAGCGGAACTCCGATCGAGTGTTCCAATTGATTTATCGATCATGTCCGCAAAGCGATAGACGAGAGATTCAAGCATGTAGGTCACAAGAGCGCTTGTCGCAATTTTATCTCGGATCAATGCAAACTCAGCAATCGGTTTTCCAAACTGCTGACGCTCTTTGACATACGGGATCATTTTTTCGATTAAACGTTTACAACTTCCAAGACAAGCAGCGCCAAGCTTCCATCGGCCGAGATTCAAAACATTGAACGCGATACGATGACCTTTTCCAATTTCGCCGAGCACATTTTCAACAGGAATTTTTGCATCTTTCAGGACAAGGGGTGTTGTAGATGAACCATGAATTCCCATTTTCTTTTCTTCGGGTCCGGTGGAAACTCCTTCAAAGTTTCGCTCCACCAAAAATGCGGTAAACTTTTCTCCATCAATTTTTGCAAAAAGTGTAAAGAGATCTGCAAATCCACCATTGGTAATAAAAACTTTTTCGCCATTGAGAATGTAATGTTTTCCATCTTTGGAAAGTGTTGCACTCGTACGATGGGCAAGCGCATCCGAACCAGCACCAGGTTCAG encodes:
- a CDS encoding deoxyguanosine kinase, whose protein sequence is MSKYIAIAGNIGSGKSSMVDFLCNQFGLKPFFEQNDANPYFPLFYNDMKHWAFHFEMFFLIQKFKMHREIAASPESVILDRTIFEDAEVFTENLYRQGSMSKEDYQTYRTLYETIAETIAPPKILIYLECPVRALKKRIAKRGRVEEKSIPDEYLKRLHQLYTKWIDHYDKSPVIRFSTEKIDYLEDFIHRQDLLQVIQKHL